A window of Candidatus Eisenbacteria bacterium genomic DNA:
TCGCGTCCGCCCGGGCGCACGTAGTAGAGAAAGCCGAACTCGAACGCCAGCTCGCCGCTGGTGGGATTGTTCTCGATCCCCTTGAGCATCAGCTTCTCGGCCTCGGGGAACTGGAAACCTTCCTGGGCCAGCGCGAAAGCCCCGAAGATGTAGGCAGGAACGAAGCGTGGCGCCAGCGAGGTGAGGATGTCGAAGACGTGCGCCATCCGCTCGAAGCGCAGGTCGGTGCGACGATGCTCCCCGTAGTATTGAACGGCGCGCAGCCACGCGAGATCGGCCGCCGTCTCCGCATGCCCGAGCGTCGCCGGGCGGAGATGCTGGCCCGACGGGTAATACGCCAGCTCTTCGAACGGCTGAGGCCGGGGGAGCCGGACATACGCCGTCGCGGCGGTGCCATAGGCGAGTATGCCGGCGGCGATCGCCACCGCCCACGCCATCGCCACGCGCGCGCGGGGTCCCTCGAAGCGCCGAGGGAGCTTCACTTGAAGTCCCGGGATTCGAAGGCCGCCGTGGCCAGGGCGAGGACGCAGGTGCAATAGAACAGCGCGTAAAGGGTGGCCACGCCCAGATGCACGGCGGTCGTCGGCGACCCATCGGCGGCGAGCGCGCGCATGTTGAACAGCGGCAGGTTGGGCGCGACGTTCGCGAGCCACTCGGTGACCCGGGCCAGCGCCGGCGGAAACTGCACGGCGAACTCGCGGAGGTCGTTGCACCACTGGCCGACCATGTACACGCCGAGCGTGTAGAGGGCCGACAGCACCGGGGTCGACAGCGCTGAGAACATGACCGCGACCGCGGTGATGACCGCCAGCTCGAGCGCCGCCAGATAGGTCGCCTGGAGGATCGAGCCGCCATAGCCGCCGGTTCCGCGAATGGCCATCACACCGCACAGCGAGAGGCCCAGGATCACGGCAATCGCCCACACGGCACCGGTCAGGCCCGCCCACTTGCCGACCAGGTACGTCGCGCGCCCGATCGGCCGCGACAGCAGGCTGTAGATCGTGCGCCGCTCGATCTCCTTGGCCACCAGGCTGGACCCGACCATGAGCACCACCAGCAGGCCGAGCATGGAGATCGAGCTGAGACCGAGATCGACGACCAACCGGGTCCCCTGTCCCATCGCCAGCGGCGTCAGGACCTGCACGGCGAGCAGCAGAACGATTCCGGCGACGGCCATTCCGGCGAGCACTCGGTCGCGAGTCGCTTCGCGAAAGGTGTTGCGCGCGATCAGAGCGACGATCATGCGGACCTCCGGGTCTCCGTCGTGACCCCGACCTGCTCGGCCGTCGCCATGAACAGCTCTTCCAGCGTCGAGCGCTGTGGCGTCACGGCGCGCACGTCGGCGCCCGATGCGATCAGCCACGCCAACGCGTCGTGGAGGTGGCGCTCGTCGTCGACCGTCATCACGGTTTCATGTGGCCGCTGCCTCTGCTCGAGGTGCGGCGCCAGAGCCGGCGGCGGCTGAAGCTCGGCGCCTCCGGCGCAGCGGATCTCGATCTTCTGCGGGCTGTCCTGGACCAGCTCCCCGACGGTGGCGATGCGGGTGAGCACGCCCTTCAGGATGATCGCCACCCGGTCGCACAGCATCTCGACGTCGGGCAGGATGTGGGAAGAGAACAACACGGTCGTGCCGCGGTCGCGCTGCTCGAGGATGAGCTCGCGCACGTCGCGGCGG
This region includes:
- a CDS encoding ABC transporter permease subunit, producing MIVALIARNTFREATRDRVLAGMAVAGIVLLLAVQVLTPLAMGQGTRLVVDLGLSSISMLGLLVVLMVGSSLVAKEIERRTIYSLLSRPIGRATYLVGKWAGLTGAVWAIAVILGLSLCGVMAIRGTGGYGGSILQATYLAALELAVITAVAVMFSALSTPVLSALYTLGVYMVGQWCNDLREFAVQFPPALARVTEWLANVAPNLPLFNMRALAADGSPTTAVHLGVATLYALFYCTCVLALATAAFESRDFK